The nucleotide sequence tcAAGTTATTACAACTCCAGTAGTATCACGACCCCCAACACAAACGTCTCTGCTAAGGCCAAAAATCACTAATAGCTTAAGAATGCCAAAGtagtacagtaaataaaactacaaacGACACCaattaaataatgaatagaGAGGTttacaggacaaaaaaagaGTTGCGTTCAAATTTACGATGTGCCCTGAAATCAGCATCATTTAGCCTCACCGGTTGTTGTTAGCAGAGTGACGAGCAACAGGTAGGTCAGTTATAGAAAGAGTAATATAAGGTTTACGTTTGAATTTaacatgaatttttaaaataagaaaataaagtttcataaaaaagtaaattagtAAGGTGTTTTGAAAGCAGGAGAGCAAAACATGAGGCAGTAAGCTTATGCTCAGACACCTGCTAGCCTGCAAATGCTAACGTATAAGGGTAATAGATGTAATCTCAAGCTAGCGACGTCATTTAAAATGTAGCTGCATGTACTTCCGCACATGCATTTGGCATTTAATTacgtattattagtattattagtgtTGTTATTATTACAACTAATGATCTTATGTTACTATTATTACAACTGATAGTGTTAAATATGAGTTTAGAGCTAAAtatgttcagtttattttagttatagcagtttaatatgattatataaTAATCATCGAGTTGGTAACAAATCATCGAGTTGGTAACAAATATTACAAGGTGTGATTCCATCTCCACTGATACATTAAATAAACAGAAGTTTATGTTGTTTCCATTAATTAGAATTCAGAATTAgcctaaattttaaaaaaaaaattcaaaatgttttggaaTTGTGTTCTGGAAACCAGAAACAGTTCTGTTATCCCTCTTCATTCATGTGGAAGGATAATAAAACCTTATAGTTTATATTGTCCGCTaattaaaagtttaaatctGAAGAGTTTAGAACTGAAAGGTTCCTGTAGTAACAATAACTACAATCTTTATCGATGCTTAATGTGCTTCTTCCATCAATCCTGAGTCACTGTATTGCCTGTGATGTCTGATTGTGTTATTACTAgacaaataatgataataataataatctcatATAAGTTTTGTAAAATAAGTGTGACACTCTTGGTCCCAGATGGATTTTTATTGTCTTAACTTGGTTTCAAGTGTTGCAGAGTCAGCATGAGTTACCTGTTTTCTCATCTCATACACGTCACCATCACTCCACAGTCCCGGCCATGTCTCTCTGCGATGACGCGCTCCTGTGTAACTTCCCAAAATGCCGGACCACGTTGAATGGCTTTGCCTGGGTGACCGCCTGCTCCCATGTTTTCTGTGATCAACATGGCTCGAGTGAATTCAGCCGTTCTCCTGCCATTTGCCCGGCGTGCTCCTCGGCGCTATCTGGGAAGCTGGACATTGTGAGGACGGAGCTGTCGCCCTCTGAGGAGTATAAAGCCATGGTGCTGGCGGGTCTGCGACCAGACATCGTCCTGGACATCAGCACCCGAGCTCTGACCCTCTGGAGTTATCAGGTCAAGCATATTTCTCAATTTTGTACGTAAAAATAGAATGTAAAACAAATTGTTCTCTGTTTACAGAGCTGTTACACTCAGGTCATCAGTCCCTCTTCTTAGCAGGTTCATCAGGAGCGAATGTACCAGAACTACAGTCTGTCACGGGCAGAGGCCCAGCTGAAGCAGATGGAGAAGGTGTTAGCACAACAGAACCAGTGCAGAGAACTGGAGCTCGGCGCCATGCGTGGAGAAATCGCCTCCCTGAAGAAAGTAAACCACAGCTCAGACTCATACCGTCACCACGGGACACCATCATTCACTGTCCCTTTTTCTTTACAGTGCATGACGTGATAGAAATAGGATCCATGAAACTTCTACTTCAATGAACTGTCTTTAACTTTCAGGTATTTTCTGAAACCATGTGTGTCTCAGGTGATGGAGGATTACAAGAGGAAGTACAGCGAGGTGTCTGAGAGGCTGATGGAACGGAACAGGCAGTACCAGAAACTCCAGGCGCTGTACGACTCTCTGAGGCTGCGCAACATGGTGGTGGGCACCGAGGAGAGAGACGCTATGCAGCAGCCAGTGCTTCACAACTTCAGCAACACTGGTGAGAAGAGTTTGACTGGAGATTTATTTATGCAAATGTAAAGTTTGCCCAGTTTGCCCAATAATTTAGTTTCATTGTGCTGGTGTCAAATTGGAACAGTATTTTCAAACagtattttcagtgtttttcattTAGAAATGAAAACTTCTGTCCtaacattttctgttgctgcAACATGTGTGTCCCACTAAAAGTCTTCCCCCTCGCAACATAACAGAATATTTAGTACATAAAAAAGTGACTTTATTAGAATTTACCCCCAGCCCAGATCACAAACATAAATGTCTTTTGTCTGTGAGAGATGAATGCTTTGATGACATCAGTTAAATCCAGTGTTTGCACAGAGGAAGCAATCACAGAGAGAATGTTGTTGAAGGGGACAAAGGAAGGCAGCAGTAGGTGTTCCGTCATCAAGACGGAGCAGCGGGAGTACTGAGCTGACTGTCGATGTCGGGGAATCTGACTCAGGTTAACAATGAGAGACACCGtcaatccccccaccccccttgtGTGTCACCTAGAAGCAGCTCCTCAGGCGACGCCACAGAGGAGTCCCCAGCTCCTCCACAGCGGGGAGGGCAGATTCTTCTCCTGCCTGGAGGCCGACAGAGGCAACCCTTTCTTCCAGTTCAGCACCCCGACAAAGGAGAGAGTCCGGACCTTCAACAGGAAGCTCTGAGGCAGGAACGGGATTTATCAGGACTGTTAACCAGACCCGACCGTTTATTTACAGATTAACTCTCCTATTATTTCATAATGAAGTTCTTGGTGTTTGCCTGGGGTGCAGTATTGTCGTTCAGTTTAATAGAGCAAAGCTGATGCTCATTCCTATTATTGTTCAAGAGACCggagcagctgattggttgttgatgaCACTAGATCCAcgtttacatttcatttactgGTATGGAACATTCTACATTGCAAGCAGATGTTTGACGAACAACACATTTTGACATCACACAATTAAAAGTGTGGAATAAAATGATCTGATTCTTTCAGCTGCGTCAGTCTAAAGGCCTTAgtatatacttgtattttataaatgtctATATGCTTATTCACTGCATATGTATGCATGTCATATGTACTGACATAtgttttgtgaattttatttaattctgaaaatatttttcctcagATTGTAATGAACTTGTATCACATGATTGATGTCTCTCTAACTTTCTTTCGACAATCAACTGCTGGAGCGGATCGCGTTTCCTAAAACAGGTTTTCCAGTTGCCACGCGattaaaataaaaggatttCTTTATGGGTACCCTAGAGTcacaaatatgacatcacattGTCAGAGCTTCACAAGCTCATAGATTTACAGAActcaacataaaaatgaaatggttACAAATCAAAACATTTGCAAAACAGAACAGATAAAAAAGAACAGACTTTGGAAAGTTTATATTTCCAGAATTCTCCTTCAAAATTCCAAACTGTGGTCCTCGTGCCCGTCGCTCAATTCCAGTGAGGCGTGTAGCTGATGGAGGCAGCAGTCTGACTGTGGATGTTTTGTTTCTTGCCGTTGACGATGAGGAGCAAAGGCGAGTCCACTCGTATGCTTCTGAAGTCAAACGACTGCCAGAGGAAGGAAACGTGAACGTCAGACCGTTTTGCCAGAATAAGACCAAAATAAAGGGGAGTGTTCCCAAACACTGACCTCAGATCCGTGTGTTATACTGTTTTGCTTGACGTGAGGCTCAGGAATGACGACTGTGTCTCCTATCAGGACCCCCCAGCCATCTGCTGAGTTGTAAACCATCACCACTACACACACCTCCTCGCTGTCCACCATGCCAAAAGTACTGCAGGGAAAAAACACTTCATTAAACATTTGTTTCTCCAGTAAAGGTACGCGGTTCTGTAAACTAGGCTGTACTCACAAGGCCATGCTGCCCTCAGAGGTCACGCTGAACACCACCTTGCCCAAGGCAGCCACTCCGACGTTGTTGCCATGTTGGAGGGAGGACAGAGTGCGAGGCTCCAGGCTACCGACGCGGCCCATCGGAGACCGGAAGTCAGAGGAGGAGCACGGACCCAAAGCCGACGTGTTGAGGTTCGAGAGCATCGACCGTAACCGCCGGGTCTTCACGTTCCCCTGAAGAGATGGAAAGACTGGAGGGTTGGAACTGGATAGTCAAAGATGTCAATCAGTGATGAAGATATCAGCTAAATGACATTGAAACAGGCTCAAAGATAAATCCAAGTAGGTATAAATAAGAGGAAAAGTTGCAGGGACTGCGACAATGAGCAACATCTTGTCCCACCTTGTTCTGAATGAGTTTGGTGACCTTCCTCAGATACTCCAGAagctgcttctccttctcctgagGTGCCTCCCAACCGTGGTCGAGCACTGCTGCTTGTTTGTAGCCACAAAGCGCAGACCCATACATCTCCTCATACTGGAACAAACTGGATCGGTTGAAATGTAGATCTGAGTTAAAGGAGGCAGATTTGTCCACTCTTTCCTacacacagcaaacagaaaCAATATTAGTGCACTAGTGTGATTAGAGAgatagagtaggactttatttatcccttcaggagggtccatcagggaaattagttGATCAGTGCTGAATTTTAACAGACGTGTTTGGTGCTTGGTACTTACAGATTGTGCATAAGCGGTAAAAGCTTGCTGAGACAACTGCGGATTCTGTCCACAGCCGAAAAAGAGAGATAGGTAGGCATTTCCCAAGATATCTGGAAATTAAATAATACCGTTCAAGATTTGAGACATTTGAGTGTACAGCAGTAATAATGAGTATTAATTCAAAATATCAtaataaatattgattaatATGAGGCTAACATGGGCAGTGAAATATATACAGCAAGGAACTACTATTAATTCGACACTCAAAATTTTGATTGATTAGGTCAATTCAATTTTAAACTGTACAGAATTTAAATACTGGTGTTTGTCTCCGTCTAGTGGCCAAATACCGTCAATGCACCCGGTTTTTATGATAAATATCTTTTAACAAGGATCTAAACTCCATTCAGTAAATGTAAACTTCAGCTCTGGATCTGTGAAACAGGCTCCTTATTAAgggttataaaaaaaatatgatatcTTCCCCGCGATGCAGTCTTATCTCATTTATTTGCTTATCAAGTACTCAAGACGTTCTACTCACACCAGGACGTCCCGTCTTGTACATCCAGCTGCACAGCTTCTCGGGCCATGTCCATACTCTCCAGCAACTGCTTGCCTTGTTGAACCTTGTCTGTCACAGGTAGCTGTCTCAGCACCATAGAAAGGCTGCGTAGAGACACTTTGTTCTTGCTCTAAGGAGGTGAAAGATGAGGTATGTGATGGGTGAGTTAATAAGATAAGCATAAACAATGGCTTTCTTCTCTCTTCATGTTCTTAGTGTACCTGTTGCAAGGCTCCAGTGAAACAATTCTTGGCACCTATCAAGTCTCCTTTTTTCCAGTGCTGCTCCCCTAATGTGTTCCAGCCTTCAATCAGTCCAGGCTCCAACTTCACTGCCTGGGAAAGGCACTTGTATGCTTCAGCGCTGAAGTCAGGAGCTATGTTTAGACACCTGCCCTTCAGCAGCAGAAACTCTGCTTTGTGTTTAAATTCATCTGTTGGGAAATCAGACACAGGAACATGAATATGAACAACATTCTGCAAATTAAAGTCTATTGTGCATCAGTTTAGACAAATTATTCaccttctttctcctccagcttcttcaAAGTCTTCTCTAACTCCTGGGTAACATCACTTTGTTTCTTTGCCGCTTCTTCCAAACTGTGAGCCTCAAAATAGCAATCTCTGAATTTATACAGGTCATCCACAAGCTCCTGTAATGGAATGATATGGAGAAGGAGGGGAGAGGTAATAACAAATAACatacagatactgtatatattaattATATGCATTTCTATGGATTGCAACAATCTACAGACTATGGACTGAGTTATTCTGAAGGCATAAATTTTAAGAAGAATATGTATTGAAGATGATTAGCATTAGTGAACATAGGGTGTTTAGAAACATGTTCTAATTTAGCATAATCATACAAGAAAGTGACACGAAAACAGACACCATAACAGATACAGTAGAGACTTGCAGCAAGCAAATAATGACAAAACACGACAGAGATCTCACGATATATTAACAAATCGGGAAAACTCGATTTGTTCAATATAAATATACGTATAATGATGAGACAGTACCTTCAAAGTTTGCAGCTCATCCTTGTGTGTCTCAGGCTCTGTTAGCTTTTCGTGTTCCGCCATCTTTGCTCTGGATTGGAACAATAATGACgtgatagtaaaaaaaaaaaaagaagctaaaatTAAacgaagtaaaaaaaataaagacaacgaCTGCTGAATTGCAATAT is from Antennarius striatus isolate MH-2024 chromosome 23, ASM4005453v1, whole genome shotgun sequence and encodes:
- the LOC137590553 gene encoding E3 ubiquitin-protein ligase CCNB1IP1 isoform X2, whose product is MSLCDDALLCNFPKCRTTLNGFAWVTACSHVFCDQHGSSEFSRSPAICPACSSALSGKLDIVRTELSPSEEYKAMVLAGLRPDIVLDISTRALTLWSYQVHQERMYQNYSLSRAEAQLKQMEKVLAQQNQCRELELGAMRGEIASLKKVMEDYKRKYSEVSERLMERNRQYQKLQALYDSLRLRNMVVGTEERDAMQQPVLHNFSNTAAPQATPQRSPQLLHSGEGRFFSCLEADRGNPFFQFSTPTKERVRTFNRKL
- the ttc5 gene encoding tetratricopeptide repeat protein 5 yields the protein MAEHEKLTEPETHKDELQTLKELVDDLYKFRDCYFEAHSLEEAAKKQSDVTQELEKTLKKLEEKEDEFKHKAEFLLLKGRCLNIAPDFSAEAYKCLSQAVKLEPGLIEGWNTLGEQHWKKGDLIGAKNCFTGALQQSKNKVSLRSLSMVLRQLPVTDKVQQGKQLLESMDMAREAVQLDVQDGTSWYILGNAYLSLFFGCGQNPQLSQQAFTAYAQSERVDKSASFNSDLHFNRSSLFQYEEMYGSALCGYKQAAVLDHGWEAPQEKEKQLLEYLRKVTKLIQNKGNVKTRRLRSMLSNLNTSALGPCSSSDFRSPMGRVGSLEPRTLSSLQHGNNVGVAALGKVVFSVTSEGSMAFTFGMVDSEEVCVVVMVYNSADGWGVLIGDTVVIPEPHVKQNSITHGSESFDFRSIRVDSPLLLIVNGKKQNIHSQTAASISYTPHWN
- the LOC137590553 gene encoding E3 ubiquitin-protein ligase CCNB1IP1 isoform X1, whose protein sequence is MSLCDDALLCNFPKCRTTLNGFAWVTACSHVFCDQHGSSEFSRSPAICPACSSALSGKLDIVRTELSPSEEYKAMVLAGLRPDIVLDISTRALTLWSYQVHQERMYQNYSLSRAEAQLKQMEKVLAQQNQCRELELGAMRGEIASLKKVMEDYKRKYSEVSERLMERNRQYQKLQALYDSLRLRNMVVGTEERDAMQQPVLHNFSNTEAAPQATPQRSPQLLHSGEGRFFSCLEADRGNPFFQFSTPTKERVRTFNRKL